The Candidatus Neomarinimicrobiota bacterium genomic interval CGAGGCCTCCTGATTCGTCACCGACAGGATCCATTCCAAGCCGTTTTTCCCGGTTATCCTGACAACCGTACCCGCATCGGAATGGCCCAGAACCGTTGCTGCCCTGATCATACCTCTTGCAGCCCGGGAGGATTCCGTGGCCTCGTTGAAGTAACCGTGGGGTTCGATGACGGAGCAGAACACCACTTCTTTCCCCATGGTCCTGCCGATCATCAGCGGCTCAGACCGCAGATTATAGTCGGGATCGTGCGCGCCTGTCCGACCGAACAAGATCTGCATACCCTCTCTTTCCGCCAGGGTGATCGTGTAGTACCGGTGACCATCCACCCAGGTGATGCGGGCACTGGAATCCAGTTCGGCCTGGGCTGTCTTCCAGATGTGCTGGTACCCGTAATCCGTACCTAGAGCATTCAGATTTTCCGTTTCGGCTTCGCATGCGAAATTGGTGTTGATGAGCTGCCCGTTATAATGGATGGCGTAATCGTATTGATGTGTCTTGTCCCCGACCAGCCGGAAGATGTCCACCAGCACGGGATACTCCACTTGAGGATTCGACACCAGGAACAGCGTGCGCTGCATGGTTACGCCATCCACGTGATGGTTCGCCCGGGCACTCATCACCTGCAGGTCCGGATCGCTGGCATCGAAAAAATGCCGCTCGCCGTGAACCTTGTCTGCGGCCTCGAAATCCCCCCGGTTCTGGGAGATCCCGTCAACCACAACCGTGTTGTGAGCGATGGTCTGTTTGGCGTAGCTGTTATTTTCCGGCAGGTACCGGCCACCAAACTTGGGCTCGATATTGATCCAGCGGCAGAAACCATAGTCGGGAATAACCTCGCGTTCCTGATCATAGAAAATGAAATGCAGCTTGTCAAAATGACCGTGTTCCAATCCGTGTACACCGTACTTCATCAGGACCATCGTCTGGTCCGCTCCCTCACCATGACGCAGAATGCCCAAGCCTCCTTCGTCACCCCGGGTACCATCGGTATATTCGACGCTGGTCCATCTGATCTTGGGTGGCTCATCAAGTATGGCTAACGCTTTGGCCGTGGCAAGACCGGCCCCGTTGAGGACCACACGGTCCTGGATGGCACAGGTCGCCAGTAAATTGGCGTCCGCTCCTATTCGGTGAATAATGGCATCGGTTCCCAGAACGACTCCCGGGGCTCGGATATCCATGCTCCGCGAGGCATCATTCAGTGGCGCGAATACACCGTTGGGGAAGGCCGTGTTCAAGGATGCATACAGAGCCTTTTTCATAATCCCGTCACGGTAGCTGTAGATCTCCAGTTCCGGTTGATTGCGCTTTATCGCCTCCGCGAACTTGAACAGCGGGCGCATGGCATAGCGGGCGTAGTACGGACCCTCCATATAATACCCGTCTGGTGAATACAGCAGCTCCACATCCTTCAGGAATCCCGCTGAACCGTCCTTCTGCGTCCCGTACAGGGCCATCTCCACCCAGTCTTGATTCCCCGTAACGTAGCCTATCATTCCCACCGATACCGCCGACCACATACCGTGGTTGTGGATGCGATCGAACTCTTGGGCGTTGTCTTCAGTAAACCACTTGACCATCGGACGGAAGACGTTCTTTTCAAAATGCTCCCGGTCTTCTGGGCTCAGCCATTCATAGATGCAATCATAGGCGATACTGGTGTTCGTCAACCAGACGGTCTCATTCAGCATCTGGTGAAACAGTCTGCCAGGGCTCTGGTTATGCGCCAGGGGATGGGGGACGAGAGTGGGATACAGCTCAGCGTAGTGCATGAGCATGTCCCGAATAAAACCGGCGTAGCGCTCATCACCGGTAATCTGATATAACAGGCCGGCATCTCGCATGTCCCGGTAGTTCTGCTTGTGGCGTTCGTGCTCGTACCCACCGGCTTCTCCCGGGCGTGGAACCTCGATCGGATGATCCATTGCCACATTCAAGGCCTGCTCGATCTCGTCAAACGACCGATCCAGGAGCGGATATCTCCCCAGGTTATTCCGGATCGCCAGCGCCTCAGCCTTGCTGATCATCAGGCATGGATGCTGGCCCCCGCTTGCTCCTCGCCCCACCTTTTCGGTGCACCCGGTCAGCACGAATAGCACGGCTACTGCAGCGCTGAACACCCGGTTCATGAAGAGTCTGTTGGGCTCCCGGTTCACTCCATTCGCCCTAAAGCAGGTACAGACCACCGAGAGATCTCCATTAGGTACTTATCTCTGCCCCTGGAATCTTTGTGCGTCGAGTGGTCTGACTAAAAGATTCAGACCTTATCTCATTCTGAAAATCACGCCATGGACTGAGCAGTAATGTGGGCATGCTCTTCAGCGATGGCCATATGCTCAAGCATCTCCTGATAGGCCCCGTCGGCATCTTGCGCGATAATCCTGTCCAAGATTCTGCGATGATGCTCAACGGCGGACTCATGTGCCTGGTCAACGTGCTCCAGGATGATGGTTTTGATCTTCGGCATCATCTGAAATACGGGATCAACAATCAAGGGGATGATCGGATTCTGGGTGCTGTGTGCTAACCGGAGATGAAAATCCCTGTCCAGTTCCCCCTGCTTCTCATGGTTACTCTCGCTCACCGTTTCAAACCGCTTGAGGATGGCATGCAGCTCCTGAAGATCCGTTTCAGTGCGATTTTCGGCCGCCAGGCGGGCAATATTCGGCTCCAGTATTTTCCGTATCGCTACCAGCTGGAGTATCAGATCCTTATTGAGGTTGAGCTCCAGATACAGGTGCATCGGATTGAATGCCAGGGTCTCATGATAGTCATTTACGAAGGCCCCCTTACCCTTTTGGATCGTAATTAGGCCTCTGGTGCTGAGTATTTGAAGTGCTTCCCGCAGCGCCGGACGACTGACACCAAAGATGGAGCTCATCTCCTGCTCCGTCGGCAGCTTCTGACCCGGGAGCAGCACCTTGTTCCGGATGGACTCCTCCACCTGCTGGACAATCTGCTGGCTGAGGGTGGTACTAATTCCTATTTGTTTGAAGGCTTGACTCAATGTGGCACGTATGATTTTGAATATAATATTGGTATAAGATGTCAGACATCTTACAGGATAAAGGTATCCACTTTGCCCCATAAATGCAAGCGCTAAATGCTTTTTCTAACACAGAGTCTGCCTGGTGGTGTAGTGGCCGCTCACGGTTGCTCCATGAGTCTTGAATTGGAGTTCTCACAACAAATCCCGCTGCCCCTATTTCAACTCACCGCAACATTCGTGAGAAACGAATTGGAATCCTCGCTAAGACAGATTCCGTTACCATGTTCACCGACTTTCTGCATACCGTAATATTAACTAACTTCGGACTGCATTCACTACGGTAAATACCACCTCGAATGATCGCAGAATCGACAGGTTCTAGATGAGCTGCTGAAGGTGTGGTCCCCCAAGAGGCGATCCAACCATTGGGATAAGAATCAACTCTGGCTCAGAATCCGTGACACAGCCAGTCTGGGCCCGGTCCCGATCACGAATAAAAGCAGAATCCCTCTTTCACTTTACGCCCACAAATCAAGGACTCTCCAAGTGGCTGCCGGTGTGCTACTCGCGGTCTCTTTGTCCTATCTTGGTTACACGACGATTACACAGACTTGAGCGGTGAGACAGTGATCTATACGCAAAAGGAACACTGGTTTCCCCGGCTGCCCTCGCTGGGTTTCAGCTGGGAATGGGACTACCAATAACCACCGGGATTGACATCGGGGTGCTGCTGACGGAACCAGCGGATCAGCGCTCGGATAACAGATTCCTGCGGAGAGCCGTGAAAGCACGGCTGAGCTGTGTCTTTACGGTGTTTATGGAGATATCCAGAACGTCGGCGATTTCCTGGTATGTGAGACCGTCGACCCTGCTCATCAGGAAGATGGTCCGGCAGCGTTCGGGGAGCTGCCGGATGGTGCGATTCAATAATACGGTCAATTCGGCCCAGTACAATTCGTCCTCAGGAGTCGAGGTGGCATAGTGGAGGGATTGCAGATCTCCCTCCGCTGTGCGTTCAACCTTGGCATGCCGGATGACCTTCAAGGCCTGATTTCTAACGGATTTATAGAGATCCGCTTTCAGCGATAACTTCGGATTCAGGTTAGCTCTCCCCCGCCAAATCCTGACAAAAACTTCCTGCACAATGTCCTCACAGGCCTGGGTATCCGCTACGTAGCCGAAGGCAAAGTCAAGCAAGGCGTCGGCGTAAGTATCGAACAACGCTTAAAAGGCGGATTCATCACCGGCACGGATCCGTTCAGCGTAATCGGTATCAGTCGGTTGGGTGCCCATGGGGCAATATTAACTTCCCCCGCCACCATTGATCAGTCCACCTTCTTCAACCCGCAGCGTAGCACACGTTAACCCACCTTGACGTTCTCGTTGCTTCAATTCCTGTCTCGCACTCACCGCACCGGCCCGGCTGGAGGTGCCTTGGCGTCTTTCTTAATCTTGGCTTACGGCTGGTCGCTGACCGCTGTTCTCTCCTCTTAACTCGAAACAAGGAACATGAAACTCGGAACTCGGAATGATCCCCCTCTTCACTGACTCCTGACAACCGATTGCTGACTGCTTCCCACCAATCGCTCCATGCGCCCCATGTACCTGATGCGCCCTGCGCGCTAAAAATCCACCATAGCTATAAAGTAAGGGGAATAATTCCTCTTTAGGCTGGATATGAAGATCCACCTGGATGTGATATGGGGGTGGGAAGCTGTGCGTGCCGGGGGCGGGGCTCTGAGATGATGGGATTCGCCCTCGCTTCCTGCCCCGCCTTCAGATGGGATTCAAGACGGGACTTCGCCGGCAGGTGGGGATTACACGCTGTGGGACCGGCGGAGGGGTGGGCTGCTAAAACTCACTAAATTGCCGATGATTTCCGGATGGTATTCAGGAAATTCCATGTGTTTAGTGGTGGATGCAGGCAGGATTTCTACTTCAGTAGCAGCATTTTATTGACCTTGGAGCACTCTGACCACTGTCAGTTCGAAGTCGCCTACTCAAGGTCGGGCAAGTCAAATTCGACCGGGGTTCCAAGGGTCTCGCAGAAGTACGCGATTCGCGCTGTATTCTCCACAACCTCCCCCTTATACAACAGATCGTATAGATCACTGCCTACAACGAATACGCCATGGTTCTGCATCATGACCACCTGGGTGTCATGATTCTGGTAGGTATCCAACACAGCATCGATCAGTTCCTGTGATTCGACAGGGTAATAGGGGATGATGGCCACACTTCGCAAGAGATTAACCGATTGCTGAGTAACGGCAGGGATCACCCGTCCGGCAGTTGCCCAAGCAGTGGCGTAGGGAGCATGTATGTGCATGATTGCCCCTACCGATTCCCGGAGGCGATAGATGTCCCGATGGATGTCGGCTTCATGAGAGGGCTGGGGAGATCCTTCCATCAGCTCGCCGTCCAGAGTGAGCGTTGCCAGCTTCTGATGATCCAGGTCCCCTAAACAGTTGCCCGTACCCTTGATAATAAACCGGTTCATACCCTCTACCCGGACACTGATGTCTCCCCCAGTCCCGAAAGTAAGGCCACTGTCATAAACTCGCTTAGCTACTTCGATGAGCTTGTCTTTGTGCGCTCGGTCGAGAGCACTTTCCTGCCATGAGCTGCAGCAGATAAAAACGCTCAACAATCCTGCCAGGAAAAATCTGGTTCTCATCATCCCTCCTTTGCTTGAAATCAATTTGCCAGCCACCTCTGACCATCCTCGCTACGCTATGAACAGGTAGCGTACCACGGGGAGGCTGAGTTGATCTGCTGGTTGTACACCGGATACAATGACGATGGTCAAATGTGACCGGTTATTGGATACTATCCGGCAGAGCCGCCCGCCAGCCTTGAGCCAGCCGATAATGGCACAATTGACATGTTTCAGCGAGAGCGCATACTGAATCAGGTCTTCGACCGTAACCTCTTCAACCGTTTCTCTCGGTCGGATTACTTTCATTACGAGGACTCCCAGTCCTTTATCCGCCGCTGTTGGTATGGCCGTTTTCTCAAAAGGTTGACCACCACCATGATAATGATTCATGGCTATCAGCATGGTATCAAACTCGAATTCCTTGGCCAGTTTTACCATTGCTTCTGCCGAGGCATGGCCTGAGAATCCGATGTGTCTTGTTACACCTTCTTCCTTCAGTTTTTGAATGACGCTGAACACGTTGCCCTTTTTGACGATCTCTTCTACATCCTCCAAAGACTGAATAGAATGAATCTTTAATTCATCCAGATGATCGGTTTGCAATCTTTTGAGGCTTCTCTCGATCTGTTCCTTTGCACCTTCACCATCTCTGGCACCTACCTTGGTTGACAGCCACATTTCTTTCCTTCTATGTTTTAGAACCCTGCCGAGTCTTTCCTCACTGATTTTTCCGTCGGCCTCATAACTCGCAGCCGTATCCCAGTAATAGAGACCATGATCAATCGCATAATTGAGGACCCGATCAGATTCCTCCTCGCTTTCAATCGACAGGAAACGACTCCCACAACCTATGCCAATGATGGGCACGGAAATGCCCGTCTTCCCCAGCTACCGGGTTGGTAGACCTTTCGGATCAAGCTGTTTATCCGGAAGTGGATATAAATATTTAGGAGCAACGGTCAGAGCCACTGCGGTAGCGGATGATAATTTGATAAAATCTTTTCTGGTTAGAGTCCTTTTTCCCATATCGCTTTCATCCTCTGAAGTTTAAGATACCCAGCTGCGTAATACTTGTCCGTCCCTCGTCATGGCCTCCATCAGATTGTCTATTCTCTCTCTGCCTTCACCTTCAACATGATATTCAAAGTGCATCGTCAGCGGTTCATTAAAGTTAGATTCTTTGAGCAATTTAAAAAATTCCATTCTTATCATGCCATCACCGAGGGGGCACCATTCCACATCACTAATCTAGTGGTCGCGTAGGACCATTTGAAATCCTTCACAATCACTGCTCGTATATATTTTTTAATTCGCTCGTAATTTATCCTCCAGGCAAAGCCACCTTCGACAACAGCGTGTCCGATATCAAAATGGCAGCCGAGATAGTCGGATTCCACGCGCGACAGCATTTCATAGATATCCCACACAGGTGCCCCAACGTTCTTACCACCGGAATGATTCTGATAGATTCCAATGATACCATATTCAGCATTCAAGGCTGCCAGATCTTTCAA includes:
- a CDS encoding class II aldolase/adducin family protein; this encodes MMRTRFFLAGLLSVFICCSSWQESALDRAHKDKLIEVAKRVYDSGLTFGTGGDISVRVEGMNRFIIKGTGNCLGDLDHQKLATLTLDGELMEGSPQPSHEADIHRDIYRLRESVGAIMHIHAPYATAWATAGRVIPAVTQQSVNLLRSVAIIPYYPVESQELIDAVLDTYQNHDTQVVMMQNHGVFVVGSDLYDLLYKGEVVENTARIAYFCETLGTPVEFDLPDLE
- a CDS encoding aldo/keto reductase, whose amino-acid sequence is MPIIGIGCGSRFLSIESEEESDRVLNYAIDHGLYYWDTAASYEADGKISEERLGRVLKHRRKEMWLSTKVGARDGEGAKEQIERSLKRLQTDHLDELKIHSIQSLEDVEEIVKKGNVFSVIQKLKEEGVTRHIGFSGHASAEAMVKLAKEFEFDTMLIAMNHYHGGGQPFEKTAIPTAADKGLGVLVMKVIRPRETVEEVTVEDLIQYALSLKHVNCAIIGWLKAGGRLCRIVSNNRSHLTIVIVSGVQPADQLSLPVVRYLFIA
- a CDS encoding alginate lyase family protein encodes the protein MNREPNRLFMNRVFSAAVAVLFVLTGCTEKVGRGASGGQHPCLMISKAEALAIRNNLGRYPLLDRSFDEIEQALNVAMDHPIEVPRPGEAGGYEHERHKQNYRDMRDAGLLYQITGDERYAGFIRDMLMHYAELYPTLVPHPLAHNQSPGRLFHQMLNETVWLTNTSIAYDCIYEWLSPEDREHFEKNVFRPMVKWFTEDNAQEFDRIHNHGMWSAVSVGMIGYVTGNQDWVEMALYGTQKDGSAGFLKDVELLYSPDGYYMEGPYYARYAMRPLFKFAEAIKRNQPELEIYSYRDGIMKKALYASLNTAFPNGVFAPLNDASRSMDIRAPGVVLGTDAIIHRIGADANLLATCAIQDRVVLNGAGLATAKALAILDEPPKIRWTSVEYTDGTRGDEGGLGILRHGEGADQTMVLMKYGVHGLEHGHFDKLHFIFYDQEREVIPDYGFCRWINIEPKFGGRYLPENNSYAKQTIAHNTVVVDGISQNRGDFEAADKVHGERHFFDASDPDLQVMSARANHHVDGVTMQRTLFLVSNPQVEYPVLVDIFRLVGDKTHQYDYAIHYNGQLINTNFACEAETENLNALGTDYGYQHIWKTAQAELDSSARITWVDGHRYYTITLAEREGMQILFGRTGAHDPDYNLRSEPLMIGRTMGKEVVFCSVIEPHGYFNEATESSRAARGMIRAATVLGHSDAGTVVRITGKNGLEWILSVTNQEASDSRKHSVMVNGQAYEWTGNYSARFEER
- a CDS encoding RNA polymerase sigma-70 factor, which codes for MFDTYADALLDFAFGYVADTQACEDIVQEVFVRIWRGRANLNPKLSLKADLYKSVRNQALKVIRHAKVERTAEGDLQSLHYATSTPEDELYWAELTVLLNRTIRQLPERCRTIFLMSRVDGLTYQEIADVLDISINTVKTQLSRAFTALRRNLLSER
- a CDS encoding FadR/GntR family transcriptional regulator, whose amino-acid sequence is MSQAFKQIGISTTLSQQIVQQVEESIRNKVLLPGQKLPTEQEMSSIFGVSRPALREALQILSTRGLITIQKGKGAFVNDYHETLAFNPMHLYLELNLNKDLILQLVAIRKILEPNIARLAAENRTETDLQELHAILKRFETVSESNHEKQGELDRDFHLRLAHSTQNPIIPLIVDPVFQMMPKIKTIILEHVDQAHESAVEHHRRILDRIIAQDADGAYQEMLEHMAIAEEHAHITAQSMA